The following are encoded in a window of Geobacter metallireducens GS-15 genomic DNA:
- a CDS encoding OmpA family protein, translating into MTRLCVFIIAALVFAASAFANPAMNGSTGLITVPSAETLDAGNICVGAWGISTAKNSDNALTVPVALTLGIGTFWELYGSYPNLLFNGDEEKAGQGYAELGSKLRVIGKRSSPFKLALDLFLQRQISEDAAVDGTTNGGGKVIASYTTDRFGVHAYSGYLLAGSPEGKNFDNEILYGVGIEYSPALRMRVTGELTGNTSRDPALADSLEGLVGFQYYLSPHLTLNLAGSIGFADGSPDWRAIFGLTACQGVGSYVKPVPRLGQGLDPLDEQKKKEPVKIRKIIPISSLLVSSLAPQAPANKLEVTVEPGKEEITIKPYGQVTISAQPAAAKAVSSATLEEVSLTQGGEEVRLASRVSGTLENSALEYTLARLEGITPLYSVDVKGQNVQVASARDGDIADSMKVYRKFRFPDVTFDFDQWSLSAEGKKSISEVAELVRKDTKWVYLRVDGYTDNIGSTDYNMDLSLKRAVSVASYLVAREGIDAAKIFIKGLGKSKPLADNATSDGRKLNRRCEILFLIPKES; encoded by the coding sequence ATGACAAGACTTTGTGTTTTTATCATAGCGGCCCTTGTCTTTGCCGCATCGGCCTTTGCCAACCCCGCCATGAACGGCTCGACGGGCCTCATCACGGTGCCTTCGGCCGAAACGCTCGACGCAGGGAATATCTGCGTGGGGGCTTGGGGAATCAGCACGGCGAAGAACAGCGACAACGCACTGACTGTTCCTGTTGCTCTTACCCTCGGCATTGGTACTTTCTGGGAACTCTACGGCTCATATCCGAACCTTCTTTTTAACGGCGACGAGGAGAAGGCGGGGCAAGGGTACGCCGAACTGGGGTCAAAGCTCAGGGTAATTGGGAAGCGGAGTTCACCCTTTAAGCTGGCGCTTGATCTGTTCCTTCAGCGCCAGATATCAGAGGACGCAGCTGTAGACGGTACCACAAATGGTGGTGGGAAGGTCATCGCTTCCTACACCACGGACCGGTTCGGGGTCCATGCCTATTCCGGGTACCTGCTGGCTGGCTCTCCTGAGGGCAAAAATTTCGATAATGAGATTCTTTACGGCGTGGGCATAGAGTATTCACCGGCGCTCCGAATGAGAGTCACTGGCGAACTTACCGGTAACACCAGCCGTGATCCAGCCCTTGCGGATTCATTGGAGGGACTGGTTGGTTTCCAGTACTATCTCTCCCCCCATCTTACTCTCAACTTGGCCGGCAGTATCGGTTTTGCCGATGGCAGCCCCGATTGGCGTGCGATTTTCGGCCTGACTGCCTGTCAGGGGGTCGGCAGCTACGTTAAGCCGGTGCCACGACTTGGACAGGGACTGGACCCTCTTGATGAACAAAAAAAGAAGGAACCAGTCAAAATCCGCAAGATTATCCCCATTTCCTCGCTTCTTGTCAGCTCCCTTGCACCTCAGGCGCCGGCCAACAAGCTTGAGGTTACGGTTGAGCCCGGTAAGGAGGAGATCACCATCAAGCCCTACGGTCAAGTGACTATTTCGGCTCAACCTGCTGCAGCCAAGGCCGTTTCTTCCGCCACCCTTGAAGAGGTTTCCCTGACTCAGGGAGGGGAAGAAGTCCGGCTGGCGTCACGGGTTTCGGGGACTCTGGAAAACTCCGCCCTTGAGTATACCCTTGCCCGTCTCGAAGGGATCACTCCTCTCTACAGTGTCGATGTGAAGGGGCAGAACGTTCAGGTTGCCTCGGCCCGTGATGGGGATATTGCCGACAGCATGAAGGTCTATCGAAAATTTCGCTTCCCGGACGTCACCTTCGACTTTGACCAGTGGAGTCTCTCGGCGGAGGGAAAGAAGTCCATCTCCGAGGTTGCAGAGCTGGTCCGAAAGGACACGAAGTGGGTTTATCTCAGGGTTGACGGCTATACCGACAATATTGGCTCGACCGACTACAACATGGATCTTTCCCTCAAGCGCGCCGTTTCCGTGGCCAGCTACCTCGTTGCACGGGAGGGAATTGATGCGGCCAAGATCTTCATCAAGGGGCTCGGCAAGTCCAAGCCGCTGGCAGACAATGCAACTTCTGACGGGAGAAAGTTGAATCGCCGGTGCGAGATTCTCTTCCTTATCCCCAAGGAAAGCTGA
- a CDS encoding HU family DNA-binding protein, giving the protein MNKSELIEALAAEKGLTYKKAEEIVSIVFDAMTDAMVRNERIEIRGFGSFVVKDYKAYTGRNPKTGDPIEVKPKKLPFFKVGKELKERVDNGQ; this is encoded by the coding sequence ATGAACAAGTCTGAACTTATTGAGGCATTGGCGGCAGAAAAAGGGCTCACCTACAAGAAGGCGGAGGAGATTGTCTCCATAGTCTTCGATGCAATGACTGACGCCATGGTGCGGAACGAGCGGATCGAGATTCGCGGCTTCGGGAGTTTTGTCGTCAAGGATTACAAGGCTTATACGGGCAGAAACCCCAAAACGGGTGACCCCATTGAAGTGAAACCGAAAAAGCTTCCGTTCTTCAAAGTCGGCAAGGAACTCAAGGAGCGGGTCGATAACGGTCAGTAA
- a CDS encoding tetratricopeptide repeat protein, whose product MNLQEAEHCLKSGEFAKAEEHLNLTLDLADDVTIRDKAVKSFALLEKQIPHVHHHEKKGGCGGCGGSTSQHSENIELEDDGLNDMDRFELLVRPLPGDLPERYADLGEEFAGGYLAAHGGDQMTAEKVFERLLASGESDILLYELAILSHQGGDGRRCETLLRRALALNDTNPLCNLSLVQLLTENGRFTEAVPLLERMVERDILPDQAGMFLGEIYRVQGESDRAIAQFSQLLSTPLKREAAERLVGLLETTGRSQEAALVAKQYLKGCC is encoded by the coding sequence ATGAATCTTCAGGAGGCGGAACATTGCCTGAAAAGTGGAGAGTTTGCCAAAGCCGAGGAACACCTTAATTTGACTCTCGATCTGGCAGATGACGTAACCATAAGGGACAAGGCGGTAAAGTCTTTTGCGCTTCTGGAAAAGCAAATCCCCCATGTGCATCACCATGAGAAAAAGGGGGGGTGTGGCGGCTGTGGCGGATCAACGTCGCAACATTCCGAAAACATTGAGCTTGAAGACGATGGTTTGAATGACATGGACCGGTTCGAGCTCCTTGTTCGTCCGTTGCCGGGTGATTTGCCCGAACGTTATGCTGATCTGGGAGAGGAATTTGCAGGAGGGTATCTGGCAGCCCACGGCGGTGACCAGATGACTGCTGAAAAGGTGTTCGAGCGGTTGTTGGCCTCCGGAGAGAGCGACATTCTTCTTTATGAATTGGCAATTCTCTCGCATCAGGGAGGGGACGGGCGCCGTTGCGAGACCCTGTTGCGTCGGGCGCTTGCTTTGAACGACACTAATCCTCTCTGCAACCTCAGCCTGGTGCAGTTGCTGACGGAAAATGGCCGCTTTACCGAAGCGGTGCCTCTTCTGGAACGGATGGTTGAGCGGGACATATTGCCTGATCAGGCAGGGATGTTCCTGGGTGAAATATATCGGGTGCAGGGAGAGAGCGATCGAGCCATTGCCCAGTTTTCGCAACTTCTTTCAACGCCTCTCAAACGGGAAGCGGCTGAGAGGCTGGTGGGACTTCTGGAGACAACCGGACGGTCCCAAGAGGCGGCTTTGGTCGCCAAGCAGTATCTGAAGGGGTGCTGTTAA
- the rlmD gene encoding 23S rRNA (uracil(1939)-C(5))-methyltransferase RlmD — MTEAVVRIESLAFGGAGFGRVEGKACFVPFTAPDDLARIRLSLVKNSYLEGEIVELLEASPRRVVPLCPVFGICGGCTWQHLSYDDQLEAKERIVGDTLWRFGRIESERVARAVPSDSPYGYRSRVQFKVRWTAGKLQMGFYRRGSHYVVDIPEGCAICNSALNQVLAEIRPVISCFAEPDRIPQVDVAVGDDGVTLAVVHYIGDNRDRARAHFTACRSDLPAVGGLHLQCGRKESIEPLWGDDALTYRFPGDFLPKLPSMTLSFSRGGFSQVNYRQNRELLRAVHRMADLTGEERLLDLFCGNGNFAIPLSRYAMAVVGIEDYGPSLEDARRNAAANGAGKIEFIRSDAAAGVRQLVSREKHYSVVVLDPPRTGAKEAVTEVTSLRPERVVYVSCDPATLGRDLGLFRKSGYDVRECLPVDMFPQTFHIESVTLLSRAD; from the coding sequence ATGACTGAAGCCGTTGTCCGGATTGAGTCCCTGGCTTTCGGTGGAGCCGGCTTCGGCCGTGTCGAGGGGAAAGCCTGTTTCGTACCGTTCACCGCGCCGGATGACCTTGCCCGCATACGGCTGAGCCTGGTAAAGAACTCCTATCTTGAAGGGGAAATCGTCGAGCTCCTTGAAGCATCACCACGCAGAGTGGTTCCCCTGTGTCCGGTTTTTGGCATCTGTGGCGGATGCACATGGCAGCATCTTTCCTACGATGACCAGCTTGAGGCGAAGGAACGAATTGTTGGCGACACCCTCTGGCGTTTCGGTCGGATTGAGTCGGAGCGGGTCGCCAGGGCTGTTCCCTCCGACTCCCCCTACGGCTACCGCTCACGGGTCCAGTTCAAGGTGCGCTGGACCGCCGGAAAGCTCCAGATGGGCTTCTACCGCCGCGGATCCCACTATGTCGTGGATATCCCCGAAGGGTGCGCTATCTGCAATTCGGCCCTCAATCAGGTATTGGCGGAGATTCGCCCTGTCATCAGTTGTTTCGCTGAGCCCGACCGTATTCCCCAAGTGGACGTGGCCGTGGGAGATGACGGCGTCACCTTGGCCGTAGTGCATTATATCGGCGACAATCGAGATCGTGCACGGGCGCATTTTACCGCCTGCCGTAGTGATCTCCCAGCGGTGGGTGGACTCCATCTTCAGTGCGGCCGAAAGGAAAGCATTGAACCCCTCTGGGGGGATGATGCTCTCACCTACCGCTTCCCTGGCGACTTCTTGCCGAAACTTCCCTCCATGACCCTGAGCTTCAGCCGAGGCGGCTTCTCTCAGGTCAATTACCGTCAGAACCGGGAACTGCTGCGCGCGGTTCATCGAATGGCGGATCTGACCGGGGAAGAACGGTTGCTGGACCTGTTCTGTGGCAACGGCAACTTTGCCATTCCTCTGTCCCGATATGCCATGGCAGTTGTGGGGATCGAAGACTATGGCCCCTCACTGGAAGATGCAAGGCGCAATGCAGCGGCCAACGGTGCAGGAAAGATCGAGTTCATCCGTTCCGATGCCGCCGCTGGAGTGCGTCAGCTTGTCTCCCGTGAGAAACACTATTCGGTGGTTGTTCTCGACCCTCCGCGGACCGGCGCCAAAGAGGCGGTGACAGAGGTGACCTCCCTCAGGCCGGAGCGGGTTGTCTATGTTTCCTGCGACCCTGCCACCCTGGGAAGGGATCTCGGGCTCTTCCGCAAGTCCGGTTACGATGTCCGCGAATGCCTCCCCGTCGACATGTTCCCCCAAACGTTCCATATTGAAAGTGTCACCTTGCTGAGTAGAGCCGACTGA
- the infA gene encoding translation initiation factor IF-1: MSKEEAIEVEGTVIEPLPNAMFRVELENGHVVLAHISGKMRKYFIKILPGDKVTVELSPYDLSRGRITYRAK; encoded by the coding sequence ATGAGTAAAGAAGAAGCCATAGAAGTCGAAGGTACAGTCATCGAACCCCTCCCTAACGCCATGTTCCGGGTCGAACTGGAAAACGGCCACGTGGTACTGGCCCACATCTCAGGCAAGATGCGCAAGTATTTCATAAAGATTCTTCCGGGAGACAAGGTAACCGTGGAGCTTTCTCCTTACGACCTTAGCCGGGGCCGTATCACATACCGCGCCAAGTAA
- the efp gene encoding elongation factor P has product MYTVADLKKGLKITLDGDPYLVTAFEFSKPGKGQALYRTKMRNMITGTTLDRTYRSGETFEPARLEERQMQYLYKEDNHYTFMDNQTFEQVQMSEDAVGDAKNFMIDNIQVDVLMFGEKAIGVSLPNFVNLRVVQTDPWVKGDTSGSDSKPATVETGYVLRVPPFIEEGEMIVVDTRTGDYSTRVKG; this is encoded by the coding sequence ATGTATACTGTGGCAGATTTAAAAAAAGGACTGAAAATAACCCTCGACGGCGATCCCTATCTTGTCACCGCCTTCGAGTTCTCCAAGCCGGGCAAGGGCCAGGCCCTGTACCGCACCAAGATGCGCAACATGATTACCGGCACTACCCTCGATCGGACCTACCGTTCCGGCGAGACCTTCGAACCGGCCCGTCTTGAAGAGCGCCAGATGCAGTACCTCTACAAGGAAGACAACCACTATACATTCATGGACAACCAGACCTTCGAGCAGGTCCAGATGAGCGAGGACGCCGTAGGCGATGCAAAGAACTTCATGATCGACAACATCCAGGTCGATGTTCTGATGTTTGGGGAAAAGGCCATAGGCGTATCCCTTCCCAACTTCGTCAATCTCCGCGTCGTCCAGACCGACCCGTGGGTCAAGGGTGACACCTCCGGCAGTGACTCCAAGCCAGCCACTGTGGAAACCGGCTACGTCCTGCGCGTACCCCCCTTCATAGAGGAAGGCGAGATGATTGTGGTCGACACCCGCACCGGTGATTACTCCACGAGGGTCAAGGGGTAA
- the epmA gene encoding EF-P lysine aminoacylase EpmA, producing the protein MTANWRLARRHGALRARARIIQEIRRFFIEGGYLEVETPLRIPACAPESHIDPVPADGWFLQTSPEICMKRMLAAGYERLFQISHCWRAGERGRMHVPEFTMLEWYRAGTDYRGVMDETELLIRFVAEGAGFGGPLSFRGKEIDITAVWERITVRDAFVRYGGITMDEALERDIFDEMMVEQIEPRLGIGRPTFIHDYPSCRSALARLKKDDPAVAERFELYLGGVEIANAFSELTDPVEQRARFESENAFRTSRGQTSTPLPEKFLAELTAMPQAAGIALGIDRLVMVLLDADTIDDVVAFPPEEL; encoded by the coding sequence ATGACGGCAAACTGGCGCCTTGCCCGCCGCCATGGAGCGCTCCGGGCACGGGCCCGCATCATACAGGAAATAAGACGCTTTTTTATTGAAGGGGGGTATCTCGAAGTGGAGACCCCCCTTCGCATTCCTGCTTGTGCGCCCGAGTCCCACATTGACCCGGTGCCGGCGGACGGCTGGTTCCTCCAGACCTCTCCCGAAATCTGTATGAAACGGATGTTGGCGGCGGGTTACGAGCGGTTATTCCAGATCTCCCACTGCTGGCGCGCCGGTGAGCGGGGAAGAATGCATGTCCCGGAGTTCACCATGCTTGAGTGGTATCGGGCAGGTACAGACTATCGGGGGGTGATGGATGAAACCGAGTTGCTGATAAGGTTCGTGGCTGAAGGGGCGGGATTCGGCGGGCCACTTTCGTTCCGTGGCAAGGAGATCGACATTACCGCTGTGTGGGAGCGGATCACCGTGCGTGACGCGTTTGTCAGATATGGTGGAATAACCATGGATGAGGCCCTTGAAAGGGACATCTTCGACGAGATGATGGTCGAACAAATCGAACCGCGTCTCGGCATCGGCCGTCCCACGTTCATCCATGACTACCCTTCCTGCCGCAGCGCCCTGGCGCGGCTAAAGAAAGACGATCCAGCCGTTGCAGAGCGATTCGAGCTTTATCTTGGTGGTGTAGAGATTGCCAATGCCTTTTCTGAGCTGACCGACCCAGTGGAGCAGCGCGCCCGCTTTGAAAGCGAAAACGCCTTCCGTACCTCCCGGGGGCAGACGTCCACTCCCCTCCCCGAGAAGTTCCTTGCCGAACTGACTGCCATGCCCCAGGCGGCCGGAATCGCCCTCGGCATCGACCGGCTCGTGATGGTGTTGCTTGATGCCGACACCATTGACGACGTGGTGGCGTTTCCCCCTGAGGAACTGTAA
- a CDS encoding KamA family radical SAM protein has translation METWRKAIADSITTPEELAELLDIDPEPLAPLVRRYPLRITRRYLGLIGKPGDAIWRQCVPDPCELDDDQLSDPLDEERLSPVPGVIHRYPDRVVWLVSNECAVYCRFCMRKRRVGCPLAGSNGRSGDDAVRYIAATPAIRDVILSGGDPLLLDDERLEAILARLRAIPHVEMIRIGTRTPVTLPERITARLCRMLKRYHPLYVNTHFNHPREITPEATKACARLADTGIPLGNQTVLLAGVNDEPAIMTLLMQRLLAIRVRPYYIHQMDLVRGTGHFRTKVTTGLDIIGALRGHTSGMATPYFVIDAAGGKGKIPLLPDAVERRGDTWLLRNYRGEIVEYQDR, from the coding sequence ATGGAAACGTGGCGAAAGGCCATCGCCGACAGCATAACCACCCCCGAGGAGCTTGCGGAGCTTCTGGATATTGATCCCGAACCCCTTGCGCCGCTTGTCCGGCGTTATCCACTGCGGATTACGCGGCGCTATCTGGGGCTCATCGGGAAGCCGGGCGATGCGATCTGGCGCCAATGCGTCCCTGACCCATGTGAGCTCGATGACGATCAGCTTTCCGATCCCCTTGACGAGGAACGGCTTTCGCCTGTTCCCGGCGTTATTCACCGCTATCCCGACCGGGTCGTCTGGCTCGTTTCCAACGAGTGTGCCGTCTACTGCCGTTTTTGCATGCGGAAGCGCCGGGTGGGATGCCCGCTGGCGGGGAGCAACGGGCGTTCCGGGGATGATGCGGTCAGGTACATCGCGGCGACACCGGCCATACGGGACGTGATCCTGTCCGGGGGAGATCCGCTGCTTCTGGATGATGAGCGACTCGAAGCGATCCTGGCACGCCTGCGCGCCATTCCCCACGTGGAGATGATTCGGATCGGCACCCGTACCCCCGTAACCCTGCCGGAAAGGATTACGGCACGGCTCTGTCGAATGCTCAAACGTTACCACCCCCTCTACGTCAATACCCATTTCAACCATCCGCGAGAGATCACTCCCGAGGCGACCAAGGCCTGTGCCCGTCTGGCAGACACCGGCATTCCCCTGGGCAACCAGACGGTGCTCCTTGCCGGCGTCAATGATGAGCCGGCGATTATGACGCTTCTCATGCAGCGTCTCCTCGCCATCAGGGTAAGGCCGTACTACATCCATCAGATGGACCTGGTTAGGGGAACCGGTCACTTCCGTACCAAGGTGACAACGGGGCTCGATATCATAGGGGCTTTGCGGGGGCATACCTCAGGGATGGCGACACCCTACTTTGTCATTGATGCGGCGGGTGGAAAGGGGAAGATACCGCTTCTCCCCGATGCCGTGGAGCGGCGGGGTGATACGTGGCTGTTACGGAACTACCGGGGAGAGATTGTCGAATACCAGGATCGGTGA
- a CDS encoding dihydroorotate dehydrogenase: MKRPDLSVEIAGIKLRNPVMTASGTFGYGEEFAAYVNLEKIGAIITKGLSLKPKAGNPTPRIQETTGGMLNAIGLQNVGIDAFIEKKVPFLRTVNTPAIVNFFGNTVEEYAELAERLDKIPEVAGMEINISCPNVKHGGIVFGTEPKAAYSVVKAVREATIKPVIVKLSPNVTDIVEMAWACADAEADALSLINTLTGMAIDLKSRRPILANVTGGLSGPAVKPVALRMVWQVAKAVKIPVIGIGGIMSGTDALEFMLAGATAVQVGTANFLDPAASERIAAEMEQYLVNNGITDVKELIGALQV; encoded by the coding sequence ATGAAAAGACCAGACCTCTCTGTCGAGATAGCGGGAATCAAACTCAGGAACCCGGTCATGACCGCTTCGGGGACTTTCGGCTACGGCGAAGAATTTGCCGCGTACGTGAATCTCGAAAAGATCGGCGCCATCATCACCAAGGGACTCTCTCTGAAGCCCAAGGCCGGCAACCCGACGCCACGCATCCAGGAAACCACCGGCGGGATGCTGAACGCTATTGGTCTCCAGAATGTGGGAATAGATGCCTTTATCGAGAAAAAGGTGCCGTTTCTCCGCACCGTCAACACGCCTGCCATCGTCAACTTTTTCGGCAATACCGTCGAGGAATACGCCGAGCTCGCCGAGCGGCTCGACAAGATTCCCGAAGTGGCCGGGATGGAGATCAACATCTCGTGTCCGAATGTGAAGCACGGCGGTATCGTTTTCGGCACCGAGCCCAAGGCGGCATATTCGGTGGTGAAGGCGGTACGGGAGGCCACCATCAAGCCGGTAATTGTGAAGCTCTCCCCCAACGTCACCGACATCGTGGAGATGGCCTGGGCCTGTGCTGACGCCGAGGCTGATGCCCTGTCCCTCATCAATACCCTGACCGGCATGGCCATCGACCTCAAGTCCCGGCGGCCCATCCTTGCCAACGTGACCGGCGGCCTTTCGGGACCGGCGGTGAAACCGGTGGCCCTCAGGATGGTCTGGCAGGTGGCTAAGGCGGTGAAAATTCCGGTGATCGGCATCGGCGGCATCATGTCCGGGACCGACGCCCTGGAGTTCATGCTGGCCGGCGCCACGGCCGTTCAGGTCGGGACCGCCAACTTTCTTGACCCGGCCGCTTCCGAGCGGATTGCGGCGGAAATGGAGCAGTATCTGGTTAACAACGGAATTACGGACGTGAAGGAGCTAATCGGCGCACTGCAGGTCTGA
- a CDS encoding dihydroorotate dehydrogenase electron transfer subunit gives MQFKATIISNQEVSPGYFRMRITAHPELTGAQPGQFVMVRVRDAIDPLLRRPFGIFDVGTVPSEYPGCSSATYLEMLYKVVGKGTETLSTYHHGDHVDIIAPLGTGFDLGDPEEEKILVGGGVGIAPLYYLAKTLVGRSRVRFFLGGRTRDDILCVTEFERLGVETYVSTDDGTLGDRGLVTDVMERHVREDGRKKTIYACGPMPMLKAVAGIARQTGTSCQVSLEAYMACGMGACLGCVVKGRDHGDETPDYRCVCKDGPVFAFDQLMWV, from the coding sequence ATGCAGTTTAAAGCGACAATCATTTCCAACCAGGAAGTTTCTCCGGGCTACTTCCGGATGCGGATTACCGCTCACCCGGAACTGACCGGGGCGCAGCCCGGGCAGTTCGTCATGGTCCGGGTTCGCGATGCCATCGATCCGCTGCTGCGGCGCCCCTTCGGCATTTTCGACGTGGGAACCGTCCCCTCCGAATATCCTGGCTGCAGTTCCGCCACGTACCTTGAAATGCTCTACAAGGTGGTGGGGAAGGGGACCGAAACGCTTTCCACCTATCATCACGGCGACCACGTTGACATTATCGCACCTCTGGGTACCGGTTTTGACCTGGGCGATCCGGAGGAGGAGAAGATCCTCGTGGGCGGAGGCGTCGGGATCGCTCCCCTCTATTACCTGGCAAAAACCCTGGTTGGGCGTTCCCGGGTACGGTTCTTCCTTGGCGGACGCACCAGGGATGACATTCTGTGTGTGACCGAATTCGAGAGGCTTGGGGTTGAGACCTACGTCTCCACCGACGACGGGACCCTTGGAGACCGTGGACTCGTGACTGACGTCATGGAACGGCATGTCCGCGAGGACGGACGAAAGAAGACCATTTACGCCTGCGGCCCTATGCCGATGCTGAAGGCGGTCGCCGGGATTGCCCGCCAGACCGGAACCTCCTGCCAGGTTTCGCTGGAAGCCTACATGGCCTGCGGCATGGGAGCGTGCCTCGGGTGCGTGGTGAAGGGCAGGGACCATGGCGACGAGACCCCGGATTACCGGTGCGTCTGTAAGGACGGACCTGTGTTCGCCTTCGATCAACTGATGTGGGTATAG
- the rimI gene encoding ribosomal protein S18-alanine N-acetyltransferase, translating to MGVTDVHTIHQMTSGDLDEVTAIESVSFPRPWTREHFIDELNSPHSYPLVARTADGIVAGYICPLLVLDEGEILDVAVRLGSRGKGVGGALVRRAITELRAQGARVVCLEVRVSNLPALTLYRQLGFRETGRRKGYYENGEDAILMEYTIDYSEGRADAV from the coding sequence ATGGGCGTTACGGATGTACATACAATCCATCAGATGACCTCCGGCGACCTCGACGAGGTGACGGCGATCGAGTCAGTGTCGTTCCCGCGCCCTTGGACAAGGGAACACTTCATCGACGAGCTCAATTCCCCCCACTCATATCCCCTTGTGGCACGTACCGCTGACGGTATTGTGGCGGGTTACATTTGTCCCCTGCTCGTTCTTGATGAGGGGGAAATCCTTGATGTGGCGGTGCGATTGGGCTCTCGCGGAAAGGGGGTCGGCGGAGCGCTTGTCCGTCGAGCCATCACCGAACTCAGGGCGCAAGGTGCCAGAGTTGTCTGCCTTGAAGTGCGTGTTTCCAATCTCCCTGCGTTGACCCTCTACCGGCAGTTGGGCTTCAGGGAAACCGGCCGGCGCAAGGGCTACTATGAGAACGGCGAAGATGCCATTTTGATGGAATATACCATCGACTACAGCGAGGGCCGTGCCGATGCAGTTTAA
- the purM gene encoding phosphoribosylformylglycinamidine cyclo-ligase: MGAKGITYKDAGVDIDAGNTFVKMIKPFVRATSRPEVISDIGGFGGLFSLNTNKYKNPVLVSGTDGVGTKLKIAMMADRHDTVGIDLVAMCVNDIVVQGAEPLFFLDYFATGSLSPERGAAVVKGISEGCIQAGCALIGGETAEMPGFYQDGEYDLAGFTVGVVDRDKIIDGSSITVGNTLIGLASSGLHSNGYSLARKIIFDTLGFGINDMLPGHDRSVADELLTPTRIYVKSVLNLLRDFRVNGIAHITGGGLLENVPRILPKGCKAIIRRDSWTMPEIFRILQNGGNMEWTEMYRTFNCGIGMVLAVPENDVDEVLIRLSGLQEKAFVIGEVAKCEAGTESVEMI; encoded by the coding sequence TTGGGCGCTAAGGGAATTACCTATAAAGATGCCGGCGTTGACATCGATGCCGGCAATACTTTTGTCAAAATGATCAAACCGTTCGTGCGGGCCACGTCGAGACCGGAGGTAATCTCCGACATCGGGGGCTTCGGGGGCCTCTTCTCGCTTAACACCAACAAATACAAGAATCCCGTGCTGGTTTCCGGCACCGACGGCGTTGGCACGAAACTCAAGATAGCCATGATGGCGGACCGCCACGACACGGTCGGGATCGATCTCGTGGCAATGTGCGTCAACGATATCGTTGTCCAGGGTGCCGAACCGCTCTTCTTCCTCGACTACTTTGCCACCGGCAGCCTCTCGCCGGAGCGCGGCGCCGCTGTCGTCAAGGGGATTTCCGAAGGATGCATCCAGGCAGGATGCGCTCTCATTGGCGGCGAGACGGCCGAGATGCCCGGATTCTATCAGGACGGCGAGTACGACCTGGCAGGCTTCACCGTCGGTGTTGTGGATCGGGACAAGATCATTGACGGATCTTCCATCACCGTCGGTAATACCCTCATCGGCCTCGCCTCAAGCGGCCTCCACAGCAACGGCTACTCCCTGGCCCGCAAAATCATTTTCGATACCCTTGGGTTTGGCATCAACGACATGCTTCCCGGACACGATCGGAGCGTTGCCGATGAACTGCTCACCCCGACCCGGATTTATGTAAAGTCAGTTCTCAATCTTCTCCGGGACTTCCGGGTAAACGGCATCGCCCACATCACGGGAGGCGGGCTCCTGGAAAACGTTCCCCGCATTCTCCCCAAGGGATGCAAGGCGATCATACGACGCGACAGCTGGACCATGCCCGAGATATTCCGCATCCTGCAGAACGGCGGGAATATGGAGTGGACCGAGATGTATCGCACCTTCAACTGCGGCATCGGTATGGTTCTGGCTGTTCCCGAGAACGATGTGGACGAAGTCCTCATACGCCTCTCGGGACTCCAAGAGAAGGCTTTCGTCATCGGCGAAGTGGCCAAGTGTGAGGCCGGCACCGAGTCGGTGGAAATGATCTAA